In Methylocystis echinoides, one genomic interval encodes:
- the hisH gene encoding imidazole glycerol phosphate synthase subunit HisH: MTTAIIDYGSGNLHSAQKAFERAARESGETGEIAVTNDPEAVRRAARIVLPGVGAFADCRRGLLALPGLYEALQEAVIERGRPFLGICVGMQLMAARGLEHGETPGLDWVGGDVVAIEPGDPSLKIPHMGWNTLTLSRNHPVFSGIATGERGLHAYFVHSYHLTPADPRHVLATTDYGAPLTAAVARDNLVGVQFHPEKSQRLGLALIANFLRWRP; encoded by the coding sequence TTGACGACGGCGATCATCGACTACGGTTCCGGCAATCTGCACTCGGCGCAGAAGGCGTTCGAGCGCGCGGCGCGCGAGTCCGGGGAGACGGGCGAGATCGCCGTGACGAACGACCCCGAGGCCGTGCGCCGCGCCGCGCGCATCGTCTTGCCGGGCGTCGGCGCCTTCGCCGATTGCCGGCGCGGACTGCTCGCGCTGCCGGGCCTCTATGAGGCGCTTCAGGAGGCCGTGATCGAGCGCGGCCGGCCTTTCCTGGGGATTTGCGTCGGCATGCAGCTCATGGCGGCGCGCGGCCTCGAACATGGCGAGACGCCCGGCCTCGACTGGGTCGGCGGCGACGTGGTCGCCATCGAGCCGGGCGACCCGTCCCTCAAAATCCCGCACATGGGCTGGAATACGCTGACGCTCTCTCGTAACCATCCGGTCTTTTCCGGCATAGCGACGGGCGAGAGGGGGCTTCACGCCTATTTCGTGCATTCCTATCACCTGACGCCGGCGGACCCCCGTCATGTGCTGGCGACGACGGATTACGGCGCCCCGCTCACCGCCGCCGTCGCGCGCGACAATCTGGTCGGCGTTCAGTTCCATCCCGAGAAGAGCCAGAGGCTCGGCCTCGCGCTCATCGCCAATTTCCTGAGGTGGCGCCCGTGA
- a CDS encoding DUF2628 domain-containing protein has translation MTSFTVHVPPAAPGREPAAEKIIFLRDGFSTAAFVFGPLWFAWKRAWLPAVLWALLLAAVAGAGALFKIPADAMSLAGFAVSLFLGFEGVRILAWSLQRRGYVESDVVIGDNEDDAEAVYFGRLQARNETTPPAVEKVN, from the coding sequence ATGACGTCATTTACAGTTCATGTGCCCCCTGCCGCGCCGGGCCGAGAGCCCGCGGCGGAAAAGATCATCTTTCTGCGCGACGGCTTTTCGACCGCCGCTTTCGTCTTCGGGCCGCTCTGGTTCGCGTGGAAGCGCGCCTGGCTGCCGGCTGTCCTGTGGGCGCTGCTGCTCGCGGCCGTCGCCGGGGCGGGGGCGCTCTTTAAAATCCCGGCCGACGCCATGAGTCTCGCGGGCTTCGCCGTCTCGCTCTTCCTCGGCTTCGAGGGCGTCCGCATCCTCGCATGGTCCTTGCAGCGGCGCGGCTATGTCGAGAGCGATGTCGTGATCGGCGACAATGAAGACGACGCCGAGGCGGTCTATTTCGGCCGCCTGCAGGCGCGCAACGAAACGACGCCCCCCGCCGTGGAGAAAGTTAATTGA